Part of the Thermoanaerobaculales bacterium genome is shown below.
CGCGGCGCTCCACTTCTGCGCCAACTGCCACCGCGTCTGCCGGGTCGAGGGCGAGCGCAAGCTGCACGTCGAGTACTCGTTCGGCACGCCTCCTTCCGGCCGGGCCTGCGAGCTGGCGCCGTTCTGGGTCTACCCGCTGCGGCTGCGCACCGGCGATGGCCGGACCATCACCAGCCTGGACCACCTCAGGGACGGCATCGACGGGCGGCTGGACCGGATCGAGGAGGACGAGGCCGGCACGAGGCACCTGGTGGCGGCGCCGGCCTTCCGCTGCATCAACTCGCGGCTGATGGGGGCTGCTTTCGAGCGGGTCTTCCACTACCTGGTCGACCACCCGCCCCGGCTCGTCCACGAGCGCTTTCCGCTGACCGAGCGGCCGCGGCCCTGGTCGGTCAACCTCGACGAGGGAGACGCGCGGCGGCTGCTGCCCCTCTACCTCGCGAACGCCTTCTCCGCCCGCGATCTGGCCCGCGCGAACGTCGGCCAGGTGTCGAGCTGGCTGTTCGAGGCCAGTCAGCAGGCGCCCGGAAGGCTCGCCTTCCTGCCGATCCCGCGGCCAGTCACCGAGCCCTTCCGCCGCTACGTCGGCCGCTACCACGCGCAGGCGCTCGAGCAGGCGCAGGCCCCCACCCACCCAGCATCCAGGGGCTAGGATCTGGGGGTTCGCTCCCCCGCGCGAATCCGTGCTTGTGCCCGTGTCCGGGCCCGACTGTGCCGGCGGACCGGTGCGCCGCCGTGCTAGGGGTCGATCCCGGGCCGAGGACTGGCTATCCTGGGAGCGACACACCAACCCGGAGGCAGCGGTGCTCAGCGACTCTCTCACCAAGGCCGGACGGCTGGTCGAGCTCCAGCTCGCGTTCTGGAAGAACCCGCGTCGCGCCCTCACGACCGCCGAGCTGGCGCGACGGGTCGGCGTCGCCCCGAGGACGATGCGCAAGTACCTCACCGAGCTCTCCTGCAGCGGGCGCCTTCCGATCACTCGCGAGGGCCGGGGGTGGCGGCTCGCCGAGCACGCGACCCTCGAGATCGCCCCGGTGCGCTTCCTGCTCGAGGAAGCGGTCGCCGTCTATCTTGCGGCCAGGCTGCTGGTCCAGCACGCCGACGAGCCGAACCCGGCGGTCGCCGGCGCGATCGCCAAGCTCGCAGTCGAGGTGCCCAAGGAGATGCGGGAGCCGCTGGACCTCCTGGCTCATCGCGTCCGCTCGTCGGGCCGCGAGGCGTTCGCCACCGTCTTTCGCACCCTGGCCTACGGCTGGGCGCTCCGCCAGGTCGTCCGCGTCCGCTACAGCCCGCGCTCGCGGCCCGCGCCCTACGAGTGCGACCTGTCGACCTACCTCCTCGAGCCGGCCGCCATCGGCTCGGCGCTCTATGCGGTCGGCCACGCCGATCCTCCCGGCGCCCTGCGGGTGCTGAAGGCGGAGCGGATCGTCGACGCGACGCTCACCGACCGGATCTTCGAGGCCCCGGCGCCCGACGACCTGCTCGCCCGCCTCGACACCGCCTGGGGGGTGTGGATCAGCGACGGTGAGCCGGCCGAGGTCGAGCTGCGCTTCGATGCCGAGGTCGCAGCCCGCGTCCGCGAGACCCGCTGGCATCCGACCCAGAGCCTCTCGCCGCTCCCCGGAGGCGGGTTGTCGATGACCCTTACCGTCTCCTCGACGACCGAAATCATCCCGTGGATCCTCGGCTGGGGCCCGCTGTGCGAGGTGATCCGGCCGGACGACCTACGGGCCCGGGTCGCCGCCGAGCTCGCCCGCGCGTCCGAACGCTATGCTGCGAGGTGACCCGCAATGACGGTCACCTTGCCCTTGCACGGGCTCCCGACGCGCCTCCCAGCTTGCACCCAAGTCCTCTGCGCACGAACGCGAAATCCCGATGAACGGCCCGTAGTGGGCCGCCTGCGGCCCGACAATGGGGATGCGACTTGATGCCGGAGGTGAGAAGGGACGTGACGAGTCACGACGCTCGTACTCACGATGGGGTCCGGGGTTCGAGACCGCGAGGCTGTACATCGTGCACGTCCCAAGCCAACTTACGGGCGCGTGCACGCGGGACTCGAGCCACGGCAGCGCGTGAGGGATAGCGGCGGACAATGGCGACTCGGACGGACTACTTCAAGTATTGGGGGAAGGCTAACCGGGCCCTCTCCGATTCCGGTCGACATCCGCTCGTGTATCACTGTCTCGACGTCGCAGCTGTTGGGGCGGTGCTCCTCTCGCGGCACCCCACCTTATTGGACCGCCTCGCCCGCCTGACCGAGATCCCTGCGCACAGTCTCCGGCCGTGGCTACTATGGCTCCTCTGCCAGCACGATATCGGCAAGATGGCCACTTCCTTCCAGAGGCTGCGTGAGGATCTCTGGCCACACCCGCTACCCCACCGCTACCGCTACGATGTTCGTCACGACACTCTGGGGTATCTGCTTTGGGAGCGGCGTCTCCTCGACAACCAGATGCCGTGGTCCGGGGCGGACGTCGACCTGCGCCAAGCAATGCTCGCACTTGCCAGAGCGGCGCACGGCCATCACGGACGGCCCCCTCAATCTGTCCCGTGGCAGACCACCTGGTTCCGAGAGGAGGACATTGCCGCCGCTTCGTATCTCCTCTCGGAGTTCTCCCTATTGGTCTTTCGCAGCGAACGCCCACCGGCGCTCGTTGTGGGCGACTCGAGCGAGTTCAGGAGGAAGGTGGCCATCGCCTCGTGGAGCATTGCTGGCTTTGCGGTGCTGGCCGACTGGCTGGGCTCGGATCGGGACGCGTTCCCCTTCGTCGCGGCCGAAATGCCGCTCCAACGCTACTGGGACTTCCACGCCGTGCCGGCAGCAGAAGAAGTCGTCAACCGATCGGCGATCATCCCGGTACCTGCGGCCCCCGCCGCGGTGTTCTCGTCACTCTTTCCCCAACATTTCGCGCCCACCCCACTTCAAAGCGCTGTCGAGGAGACCCCGCTGTCCGACGGCCCGCAGCTCATCATCATCGAGGACCTCACAGGGTCCGGCAAGACCGAGGCCGCACTGGAACTCGCCTCGCGACTCCTGGGGGGCGCGCTCGCCGAAAGCCTCTACTTCGCGCTTCCGACAACTGCAACGGCGGACGCGATGTACGCAAGGGTCAGTGGGGCTTACCGCCGGCTCTTTTGCACCGGAACCACCCCGAGCCTGGTACTGGCCCACTCACGCCGCGATCTGTCGACCGAGTTCCGGTCCTCCATCGGGCCCGAGGGTTCCACACAGCATTCCTCGTACTCGCTCGACGAGGACGCTGGGCCCGTGTGCTCGGCCTGGCTCGCGGACAGCCGCAAGAAGGCCCTCCTCGCACAGGTCGGTGTTGGGACGATTGACCAGGCTCTGTTGGCGACGCTCGGAGTGCGGCATCAGCCGCTGCGGATGTTTGGGTTGCTCGGCAAACTCATAGTGGTCGACGAGGTTCATGCCTGCGACGCGTACATGAACGAGCTCCTGTCGTGCCTGCTTAAGGTCCATGCCGCCGACGGTGGAAGTGCCGTGCTGATGTCAGCCACCCTTCCCCTCGACACCAGAACGAGACTAGTGCGGTCGTTCTGCGAGGGCGCGGGATTCGACGCGCCGGAAGTTCTGGAGGCACACTACCCGGCTCTCCTCCGCGTCGGCTCCGATGGTGTGTGGCATCGAAGGGTAGAGCCCCCGGCTTGGTGCCGCAGGGCTCTTGGCTTCCAGCTTGCTGACGACGAGCAGGAGGTCATGCGCTGGATTATCGATCGATCGAGCGCGGGGGCGTGTGTTTGTTGGGTGCGCAACACCGTTCGCGACGCGATCCGCGCCTTCGATGAACTTCGAGACGTGCTACCCGAGCACGTTCTGACCCTGTTCCACGCACGGTTCGCACTCGCCGACCGGCTTGCGATTGAGCGGCGGGTCGTTTCCGCCTTCGGGAAAACCAGTGATCCGGGCGAACGAAGGGGGCGGGTGGTGGTCGCAACGCAGGTTGTCGAGCAGTCCTTGGACCTCGACTTCGACGAGATAGTGACCGACCTCGCCCCCCTCGATCTGCTGTTGCAGCGCGCCGGGCGGCTTCGGCGCCATCCTCGAGGAAGAGCCGGCGAGCTCACGAGCGGCCAGGACCTCCGGGGGAAGCCGATACTTCAAGTCCTCTCGCCGTTCCCCACCGACGATCCACCCGCCAATTGGATCCGCGGGTCCCTCCCTGGAACCGCTGCGGTGTACCCGCACCACGGTCAGCTCTGGCTTACCGCCATGGTGATCGAGAGCCGCAGGGAGGTACAGCTACCGGACGACCTTCGGGACATCATCGAAGAGGTTTTCGGGGCCGACGCTCAAGACCGCATCCCGGAGAGTCTCGACAGGAGCGTGATCGACGTCGAGGGCAACCGTGCTGCCGACCGGGCTCTGGCCCGGCACAATGCAATCGAGGTTGACCTCGGGTACGGTGGCGGCTTCACCAGTTGGACAGATCTGGAGGACGCACGCACCCGCCTCGGGGCGCCCACCGTAACCCTCAGGCTCGCGCGATGGGACGGCCGCCACCTGTCGCCGTGGTATGGCGATCACCCTGGCGACTGGCGTTTGTCAGAGGTCTCGATAGGCCGCTCGTCGCTCGCGCGCATTTCGGAGCCGGACGATCCCGATCTGGCGGCCGCGATGAAAGATGCCACGGCGTCGTGGGGCGCGGCAGAAAAGTGGTATGTGCTGGTGCCGCTCGTGCGCAGGGGCGATGAAGTCTGGTCTGCGTCCGCCTTTGACGATCGGGACCGATCGGTCACCGTCACCTACCACCCCCTGCGGGGACTCGAGGTGGCGAGATGAGGACGATTCATAGCTGGGTTCGGGAGGGTATGGCATGAACCTGATCGAGGATGCGTGGATCCCGGTCGCGCGGAGAAGCGGTGAGCAGCTCCACATCGCGCCGTGGCAGTTGACCGACCGGGTGGCGCATGATCCGTTGGTGATGGTCGCGGCTCCGCGACCCGACTTCAACGGCGCACTGCTTGAGTTTCTCATAGGTCTCTTCCAGACCGAGACTGCACCGGACGGCGACCGCGAGTGGCTCGAGTGGCGCGATCGTCCGCCAAGCCCGGAGGAGCTTCGCAACGAGCTGAATTCCGCCCGCGATTTCTTCAACCTCGACGGGAACGGCCCGCGCTTCATGCAGTCGTTTGACCAATTCGATGGGCGAGACAGCGAGATTGCCGCGATCCTCATCGATACGCCCCGCGACAACACGATCGACCGGAACCACGACCTCTTCATCAGACGGG
Proteins encoded:
- a CDS encoding WYL domain-containing protein — its product is MLSDSLTKAGRLVELQLAFWKNPRRALTTAELARRVGVAPRTMRKYLTELSCSGRLPITREGRGWRLAEHATLEIAPVRFLLEEAVAVYLAARLLVQHADEPNPAVAGAIAKLAVEVPKEMREPLDLLAHRVRSSGREAFATVFRTLAYGWALRQVVRVRYSPRSRPAPYECDLSTYLLEPAAIGSALYAVGHADPPGALRVLKAERIVDATLTDRIFEAPAPDDLLARLDTAWGVWISDGEPAEVELRFDAEVAARVRETRWHPTQSLSPLPGGGLSMTLTVSSTTEIIPWILGWGPLCEVIRPDDLRARVAAELARASERYAAR
- the cas3 gene encoding CRISPR-associated helicase Cas3', with translation MATRTDYFKYWGKANRALSDSGRHPLVYHCLDVAAVGAVLLSRHPTLLDRLARLTEIPAHSLRPWLLWLLCQHDIGKMATSFQRLREDLWPHPLPHRYRYDVRHDTLGYLLWERRLLDNQMPWSGADVDLRQAMLALARAAHGHHGRPPQSVPWQTTWFREEDIAAASYLLSEFSLLVFRSERPPALVVGDSSEFRRKVAIASWSIAGFAVLADWLGSDRDAFPFVAAEMPLQRYWDFHAVPAAEEVVNRSAIIPVPAAPAAVFSSLFPQHFAPTPLQSAVEETPLSDGPQLIIIEDLTGSGKTEAALELASRLLGGALAESLYFALPTTATADAMYARVSGAYRRLFCTGTTPSLVLAHSRRDLSTEFRSSIGPEGSTQHSSYSLDEDAGPVCSAWLADSRKKALLAQVGVGTIDQALLATLGVRHQPLRMFGLLGKLIVVDEVHACDAYMNELLSCLLKVHAADGGSAVLMSATLPLDTRTRLVRSFCEGAGFDAPEVLEAHYPALLRVGSDGVWHRRVEPPAWCRRALGFQLADDEQEVMRWIIDRSSAGACVCWVRNTVRDAIRAFDELRDVLPEHVLTLFHARFALADRLAIERRVVSAFGKTSDPGERRGRVVVATQVVEQSLDLDFDEIVTDLAPLDLLLQRAGRLRRHPRGRAGELTSGQDLRGKPILQVLSPFPTDDPPANWIRGSLPGTAAVYPHHGQLWLTAMVIESRREVQLPDDLRDIIEEVFGADAQDRIPESLDRSVIDVEGNRAADRALARHNAIEVDLGYGGGFTSWTDLEDARTRLGAPTVTLRLARWDGRHLSPWYGDHPGDWRLSEVSIGRSSLARISEPDDPDLAAAMKDATASWGAAEKWYVLVPLVRRGDEVWSASAFDDRDRSVTVTYHPLRGLEVAR